Proteins from a single region of Verrucosispora sp. NA02020:
- a CDS encoding PP2C family protein-serine/threonine phosphatase, protein MESSQGRVLAGLLDAAEDASPVEAVEAVTREVGAALGASDVSFLIVDLSGRALVRLAHVPFDDAGGTRRHGDEVATVQPFDQGPAEQALRTQTVQVTKQAHGWTVLAPVTDRGEAIGLLEMTLPTEPTAQALGEIARTAHALAFVVIANRRHTDLFEWGQRTTPFTLSAEIQRRLLPGSFTCEASAFTLSGWLEPAASIGGDTFDYSLGRDVLHFSVTDAMGHGVSSALTATLGVGSLRNTRRLPAGLVEQADVANAAVAEHAVVRGSYVTAVLGRLDLRTGVCALLNAGHVPPLLVRGGKTQPVRLPGNLPLGMFADAEYQHEEVTLQPGDRLVVVTDGMLERNAAGLDLPAVLPTLRDLHPREAVRALADAVLEVAGPTLADDATLLILDWYGGHERGRLANAGADAERASAALPD, encoded by the coding sequence GTGGAAAGCAGTCAAGGGCGTGTGCTGGCCGGCCTGTTGGACGCGGCGGAGGACGCCTCACCGGTCGAGGCGGTCGAGGCGGTCACCCGTGAGGTCGGTGCCGCGCTCGGCGCGTCGGACGTCTCGTTCCTGATCGTCGATCTCAGTGGTCGGGCATTGGTGCGGTTGGCGCACGTGCCGTTCGACGATGCGGGTGGCACCCGCCGCCACGGTGACGAGGTCGCCACCGTGCAGCCGTTCGATCAGGGTCCCGCAGAGCAGGCGTTGCGGACCCAGACGGTGCAGGTGACCAAGCAGGCCCACGGCTGGACGGTGTTGGCGCCGGTCACCGACCGTGGTGAGGCGATCGGTCTGCTGGAGATGACGCTACCCACCGAGCCGACCGCGCAGGCGCTGGGGGAGATCGCCCGCACGGCGCACGCGTTGGCCTTCGTGGTGATCGCCAACCGGAGACACACCGACCTGTTCGAGTGGGGTCAACGCACCACCCCGTTCACGCTGTCCGCGGAGATCCAACGTCGCCTGCTGCCGGGGTCGTTCACCTGTGAGGCGAGCGCGTTCACGCTCTCCGGGTGGCTGGAGCCGGCTGCCAGCATCGGCGGCGACACCTTCGACTACAGCCTGGGCCGCGACGTCCTGCACTTCAGCGTCACCGACGCGATGGGTCACGGCGTGTCCAGCGCGCTGACTGCCACCCTGGGAGTCGGGAGCCTGCGCAACACCCGCCGCCTCCCCGCCGGCCTGGTCGAGCAGGCCGACGTCGCGAACGCCGCGGTGGCCGAACACGCCGTGGTGCGCGGCAGCTACGTCACCGCGGTCCTGGGTCGCCTCGACCTCCGCACCGGGGTCTGCGCGCTGCTCAACGCCGGGCACGTGCCGCCGCTACTGGTGCGCGGCGGGAAGACGCAGCCGGTACGGCTGCCGGGGAACCTCCCGCTGGGCATGTTCGCCGATGCCGAGTACCAGCACGAGGAGGTCACGCTGCAGCCCGGCGATCGCCTGGTCGTGGTCACCGACGGCATGTTGGAACGCAACGCCGCCGGCCTGGACCTTCCGGCGGTGTTGCCGACGCTGCGTGACCTGCACCCGCGCGAGGCCGTCCGGGCGTTGGCCGACGCCGTGCTCGAGGTGGCCGGACCCACCCTGGCCGACGACGCGACGCTGTTGATCCTCGACTGGTACGGAGGGCACGAGCGCGGTCGGCTCGCCAACGCCGGCGCCGATGCGGAACGCGCCAGCGCGGCGCTGCCCGACTGA